A genome region from Archaeoglobus fulgidus DSM 4304 includes the following:
- a CDS encoding MBL fold metallo-hydrolase produces the protein MVEVHLTVDAETIDVLMKLKILYDNEALPGFKAGWGFSALLCPNDGAILFDTGGDAVRLDFNARKLGVNKSKIKACFISHRHADHTGGLEWLDDKTEVFFPGEYNQSFDEIETLYFTEPFEEQALIYKKIMLIGCSHPGIVRIARVAFERFGKLKLIAGGMHLFGTPEYRIESIAMELRKFTDKIAPCHCTGEKGKRIFQNVFGSRFIDAKAGTVIF, from the coding sequence ATGGTTGAGGTTCACCTCACCGTCGATGCCGAGACGATTGATGTGCTCATGAAATTAAAAATACTGTACGACAATGAAGCACTTCCGGGATTCAAAGCGGGCTGGGGCTTCTCAGCCTTACTATGCCCTAATGATGGTGCAATTCTTTTCGATACCGGTGGTGATGCTGTAAGACTCGATTTTAACGCAAGGAAGCTGGGAGTTAATAAAAGCAAAATCAAAGCATGTTTCATCTCACATAGACATGCTGACCATACGGGGGGTTTAGAATGGCTTGATGACAAGACGGAGGTGTTTTTCCCAGGAGAGTACAACCAAAGCTTTGACGAGATTGAGACGCTGTATTTTACTGAGCCTTTTGAAGAGCAGGCTTTAATTTACAAAAAAATTATGCTCATCGGCTGTTCTCATCCGGGAATTGTTAGGATAGCAAGAGTGGCTTTTGAGAGATTTGGAAAGCTCAAACTGATTGCAGGTGGGATGCATTTGTTTGGCACTCCTGAATATAGAATCGAGAGTATAGCAATGGAGCTGAGGAAATTTACTGATAAAATAGCTCCTTGCCACTGTACAGGTGAGAAGGGCAAGAGAATATTCCAGAACGTGTTCGGTAGCAGATTTATTGACGCGAAGGCTGGAACTGTGATTTTTTAG
- a CDS encoding molybdopterin-dependent oxidoreductase translates to MVTRRDFLKATALTATAISAGIKFQPKSYAEATAASGEVKFVPNICAMCPAACSIQVEVRDGKVHRIHGTPDHPINNGKICARGNAGVQRVYNPDRLKKPLIRTGEKGTWSFREASWEEALSLIASKVKEYREMGHPEYIGMLGGWLPCTYYKPFFKAFLAALGTPNGGGVPEALCFLSKALGWKSAYGFGAHPELLTDYENARYVIMLRRNVAGSISVVHGWRLGQNRRKFKLVVLDPRYSETAAKADVWLPIKPGTDLAFLLAMMNVIINEKLYDSNFLAKYSNAPMLLKDGKPFKVWDENGKKKYLVFDLAKGAAVEHDSAMLPALEGEYEVEGEKVIPAFEALKRRVAEYTPEWAEGITDIEAKKIREIAREFALRRGVIDSGWHGPKYRNSLLTWRAAAIVNALVGSVNNDGGLLFTGLAQFVTSKESTTEAPSQSVLRMWAEKRGIATAFLGHTVQAFYDAIVNEDPYPIKMLFVVGHNLLMNMPERQKWEEALKKLDFMVAVDILPQDHLYYADVVLPESTYIEKDDPLFPIAYAPAFGFHTRVKAIEPIYDTKHVIEMMVEIASRLGTEDTFFKALSKGLGVDAEKLKSYYHGEGVAGIRRAQAEAKGVNYNELLSKGYVLKAGRDKIVYNMPYKQPLPTPTGKVEIFSFMLANFASKASEPYWDALIKWVPPKVSERKLGSNEFYLAYSRSPFTTHSSTSDNPLLAKLIDDAELYYKGIWINSERAAELGIRNGDRVVVESVFTGDKTEAIAFVNELVRKDTIFTVSGFGQSSERLTNIPQRGMTMMRLIPLQFDTLSGTIMSQETIVRITKA, encoded by the coding sequence ATGGTTACAAGAAGGGATTTTCTCAAAGCTACGGCCTTAACAGCAACTGCCATTTCCGCTGGCATCAAGTTTCAGCCAAAATCATACGCTGAGGCAACAGCTGCAAGCGGTGAGGTGAAATTTGTACCCAACATATGTGCAATGTGTCCTGCAGCCTGCAGCATACAGGTCGAGGTCAGGGATGGAAAAGTTCACAGAATCCACGGCACTCCCGATCATCCGATAAACAACGGCAAAATCTGCGCGAGAGGAAATGCAGGAGTGCAGAGGGTTTACAACCCCGACAGGCTGAAAAAACCTCTCATAAGGACGGGTGAGAAAGGCACGTGGAGCTTCAGGGAGGCAAGCTGGGAGGAGGCTTTGTCGCTGATTGCGAGCAAGGTGAAGGAGTACCGCGAAATGGGGCATCCGGAATACATCGGCATGCTGGGAGGCTGGCTACCTTGCACCTACTACAAGCCGTTCTTCAAAGCTTTTCTGGCTGCCCTTGGCACTCCAAATGGAGGAGGAGTGCCTGAGGCTCTCTGCTTCCTCTCCAAGGCACTTGGCTGGAAGTCTGCCTACGGCTTCGGGGCGCATCCGGAGCTTCTGACGGACTACGAGAATGCCAGATACGTCATAATGCTCCGTAGAAACGTTGCAGGTAGCATAAGCGTCGTCCATGGGTGGAGGCTGGGACAGAACAGGAGGAAGTTCAAGCTCGTCGTTCTGGATCCGAGATATAGTGAGACAGCTGCGAAAGCTGACGTGTGGCTGCCAATCAAGCCCGGCACGGACTTGGCGTTCCTTCTGGCAATGATGAACGTAATAATCAATGAGAAGCTCTACGACTCCAACTTCCTTGCAAAGTACTCCAACGCTCCGATGCTGCTGAAAGACGGCAAGCCCTTCAAAGTGTGGGATGAGAATGGCAAGAAGAAGTACCTCGTCTTTGACCTCGCAAAGGGAGCTGCTGTTGAGCACGACTCTGCGATGCTTCCCGCCCTTGAGGGGGAGTATGAGGTTGAAGGTGAGAAGGTAATTCCTGCCTTTGAGGCTCTGAAGAGGAGAGTCGCTGAATACACACCGGAGTGGGCTGAGGGCATTACGGACATTGAAGCGAAGAAGATAAGGGAGATTGCGAGGGAGTTTGCGCTGCGGAGGGGTGTAATCGACTCCGGATGGCACGGACCAAAGTACAGGAACAGCCTGCTGACATGGAGGGCTGCGGCAATTGTAAACGCCCTTGTCGGCTCTGTGAACAACGACGGGGGTTTGCTTTTCACGGGCCTCGCCCAGTTTGTAACATCCAAAGAATCAACAACCGAGGCACCAAGCCAAAGCGTGCTGAGAATGTGGGCGGAGAAGAGGGGGATTGCAACAGCCTTCCTCGGACACACGGTTCAGGCGTTCTACGATGCGATTGTCAACGAAGACCCCTACCCGATAAAGATGCTCTTCGTCGTCGGGCACAACCTCCTGATGAACATGCCCGAGAGGCAGAAGTGGGAGGAGGCGTTGAAGAAGCTTGACTTCATGGTGGCTGTTGACATTCTCCCGCAGGACCACCTGTATTACGCTGATGTTGTTCTTCCCGAATCAACGTACATCGAAAAGGATGATCCACTTTTCCCGATCGCCTACGCCCCCGCATTCGGATTCCACACGAGAGTTAAGGCAATAGAGCCGATTTACGACACCAAGCACGTCATCGAGATGATGGTTGAGATTGCCTCAAGGCTTGGAACGGAGGACACCTTCTTCAAGGCTCTCAGCAAAGGCCTCGGCGTTGATGCTGAGAAGCTGAAAAGCTACTACCACGGAGAAGGTGTTGCGGGGATAAGGAGGGCTCAGGCAGAGGCAAAGGGCGTAAACTACAACGAGCTACTCTCGAAGGGCTATGTGCTGAAGGCAGGGAGGGACAAAATTGTTTACAACATGCCTTACAAGCAACCCCTTCCAACTCCAACGGGGAAGGTTGAGATATTCAGCTTCATGCTCGCCAACTTCGCATCGAAAGCGAGCGAGCCTTACTGGGATGCGTTGATTAAGTGGGTGCCGCCGAAGGTAAGCGAGAGAAAGCTGGGGAGCAATGAGTTCTATCTTGCCTACAGCCGCAGCCCATTCACAACTCACAGCTCAACCTCGGACAATCCATTGCTGGCGAAGCTTATAGATGATGCGGAACTCTACTACAAGGGCATCTGGATAAACAGCGAGAGGGCTGCTGAGCTTGGAATAAGGAACGGGGACAGAGTGGTTGTCGAGTCGGTCTTCACGGGGGATAAAACCGAAGCGATAGCCTTCGTCAACGAGCTTGTGAGGAAGGACACAATTTTCACGGTTTCGGGATTCGGTCAAAGCAGTGAGAGGCTGACAAACATTCCCCAGAGAGGAATGACGATGATGAGGTTGATTCCTCTGCAGTTCGACACGCTCAGTGGCACAATAATGAGTCAGGAGACAATTGTGAGGATTACCAAGGCGTGA
- the dsrO gene encoding sulfate reduction electron transfer complex DsrMKJOP subunit DsrO: MARYGMVIDLEKCLGCEACVTACIEENNVPYETGLRTQVHRVVTGKFPNVSTMYMHRICQHCEHPGCVHVCPTGASYVNEDGIVLIDYDLCIGCKYCMVACPYLARYIHPERHTPDKCTFCVHRVKEGKLPACVETCPANARIFGDLDDPNSEVAKLVAENRAIPIGAEYGTKPKVFYIRPR, translated from the coding sequence ATGGCAAGATACGGCATGGTCATAGACCTTGAGAAGTGTCTCGGCTGTGAGGCGTGCGTTACGGCATGCATCGAGGAGAACAACGTTCCCTACGAGACGGGGCTGAGAACCCAGGTTCACAGGGTTGTTACCGGCAAGTTCCCCAACGTCTCGACGATGTACATGCACAGAATATGCCAGCACTGCGAGCATCCCGGCTGTGTTCACGTATGCCCTACTGGGGCGAGCTACGTAAACGAGGATGGCATAGTTCTGATAGACTACGACCTCTGCATCGGGTGCAAGTACTGCATGGTCGCATGCCCTTACCTGGCAAGATATATCCACCCAGAGAGGCACACACCTGACAAGTGCACTTTCTGCGTTCACAGGGTTAAGGAGGGGAAGCTTCCGGCTTGCGTTGAGACTTGTCCAGCTAACGCGCGAATCTTCGGAGACCTCGATGACCCGAACAGCGAGGTGGCGAAGCTGGTGGCGGAGAACAGAGCTATCCCTATTGGCGCGGAGTACGGTACGAAGCCGAAGGTGTTTTATATAAGACCGAGGTGA
- the nrfD gene encoding NrfD/PsrC family molybdoenzyme membrane anchor subunit, with amino-acid sequence MLILNPQHYYLLQQPWWGILIAFYLFLGGLGAMAFCISFYFWRQKGSQSLVVGGSLLGLIAVLIGTLFLILDLGHPERFYLVLLSPRLNPSSWIVIGSTLLSAFMLFAALFVAPMLRWFKWVPWAKSEAAIRAFGWLAFITGIGVAAYTGILIGIVFNIPFWNAPALPVIFMISALSTGLASLILLMLVVDREAHEIHVMAKTDGFVMIFELIVLSIFLLIRSYGPVAAIESVNTVLFGWLAPYFVGGVLLMGLAIPIMLIFGYEVKRPGVTAVTVISAIFVLVGGALLRYVVLEAGILQIPCCI; translated from the coding sequence ATGCTCATCCTGAATCCCCAGCATTATTACCTCCTCCAGCAGCCCTGGTGGGGAATACTGATTGCATTCTACCTCTTCCTCGGCGGTTTGGGAGCGATGGCCTTCTGCATCAGCTTCTACTTCTGGAGGCAGAAGGGAAGCCAGTCGCTGGTTGTGGGAGGTTCGCTGCTCGGACTGATAGCTGTCTTAATCGGTACGCTTTTCCTGATCCTTGACCTCGGACATCCGGAGAGGTTCTACTTAGTCCTTCTGAGCCCGAGGCTCAACCCCTCATCCTGGATTGTGATAGGCTCAACGCTTCTCTCTGCGTTCATGCTGTTCGCAGCGCTCTTTGTCGCTCCAATGCTCCGCTGGTTCAAATGGGTGCCATGGGCAAAAAGCGAGGCTGCAATCAGAGCGTTCGGATGGCTTGCCTTCATCACAGGAATCGGCGTTGCTGCATACACGGGCATACTCATAGGAATTGTCTTCAACATCCCCTTCTGGAACGCTCCTGCTCTACCGGTGATATTCATGATTTCAGCCCTCTCAACAGGCTTAGCATCGCTGATACTGCTGATGCTCGTGGTTGACAGAGAGGCTCATGAAATTCACGTGATGGCAAAAACAGACGGCTTCGTAATGATCTTCGAGCTGATAGTTCTGTCGATATTCCTGCTGATTAGGAGCTACGGGCCGGTTGCTGCCATAGAGTCTGTGAACACAGTCCTTTTCGGATGGCTCGCCCCCTACTTCGTTGGAGGAGTGCTATTGATGGGCCTCGCCATTCCGATAATGCTCATATTCGGCTACGAGGTAAAAAGACCGGGAGTAACGGCGGTGACAGTGATATCGGCAATATTCGTCCTGGTTGGCGGAGCTTTGCTGAGGTACGTCGTTCTTGAGGCGGGAATACTGCAGATTCCCTGCTGCATCTAA
- a CDS encoding methyltransferase family protein: protein MTKGHAIGHAIFATLYVIQVAVSVVFFNSAGLWWLVYAGCITFAFGLILLLWASRARRRGGFVTSGPYALVRHPEFLGHILVIVSLILLAQHAMSLITGAVLITLLYFAMIEEERRNVEKFGDAYLEYMKRVPRVNLLKGLRKF from the coding sequence ATGACGAAAGGACATGCAATTGGACATGCCATATTCGCAACCCTCTACGTGATACAGGTAGCGGTTTCTGTTGTCTTTTTCAACTCTGCGGGTTTATGGTGGTTGGTTTATGCGGGTTGCATCACCTTTGCGTTTGGTCTAATCCTCCTTCTCTGGGCGAGCAGGGCACGAAGGAGGGGAGGGTTCGTTACTTCCGGTCCCTACGCTTTGGTCCGCCATCCTGAGTTTCTTGGGCACATTCTCGTGATCGTCTCACTTATACTTTTAGCCCAGCATGCAATGAGCCTGATAACAGGTGCAGTTCTGATTACTCTGCTGTACTTCGCGATGATTGAAGAGGAAAGAAGGAACGTGGAAAAGTTTGGAGACGCCTATTTGGAATACATGAAAAGAGTTCCGAGGGTGAATTTGTTGAAAGGGCTTAGAAAGTTTTGA
- a CDS encoding cation diffusion facilitator family transporter codes for MDEALRAGKISAFANVVLTALKVAAGIFANSTALIADGVHSLVDVLGSVLVWLGIKVAERPADASHPYGHFKAESLAEMAVGLIIILSSLLIMHEAISSVINASVPTFELYAVAVAMLSAVANELLARYKIRVGLKTRSTSLIAEGKHSRVDVLSSLAVVVGFFFVYFGYWWADSVVAIAISVVILQIGGSVLKNSIDVLMDRVDEELALKVRSVIEKIDGVKSVDFIGTRGTMKSRVVEVHLTVDAGMDAETIAALQREISEEIKERIPGVVNVVTVVNVTKPKVLAIPVDLYGHYTGELDSPRFVVVNLESGERMVVENEHYRAEKRKGYLISELLEKHGVSMVAVRKDGEGAKAHLKSRGILVKVIDSGLRDVEDVLMAVS; via the coding sequence ATGGATGAAGCTCTAAGAGCGGGAAAAATCTCAGCTTTTGCCAATGTCGTTTTAACCGCCCTCAAGGTAGCGGCGGGAATTTTCGCGAATTCAACGGCTCTCATTGCTGATGGTGTCCACTCCTTGGTCGACGTTCTCGGCTCGGTCCTCGTCTGGCTGGGGATAAAGGTTGCTGAAAGGCCTGCTGATGCAAGCCACCCATACGGGCACTTCAAGGCTGAAAGCCTTGCTGAGATGGCGGTTGGGCTGATAATAATCCTTTCATCCCTCCTCATTATGCATGAAGCCATTTCGAGCGTCATCAACGCTTCCGTGCCCACCTTCGAGCTTTACGCCGTAGCAGTAGCCATGCTTTCAGCCGTTGCAAATGAGCTCCTCGCGAGGTACAAGATAAGGGTCGGTTTGAAAACACGCTCGACATCTCTCATTGCGGAGGGAAAGCACTCCAGAGTTGACGTGCTCTCCTCATTAGCTGTTGTTGTCGGCTTCTTTTTCGTCTACTTCGGCTACTGGTGGGCCGATAGCGTCGTGGCGATAGCAATATCCGTTGTGATTTTGCAGATTGGCGGTTCGGTGCTGAAGAACTCCATAGACGTTCTCATGGACAGGGTTGATGAGGAATTGGCGCTGAAAGTTAGGTCTGTAATTGAAAAGATTGATGGAGTGAAGTCCGTGGACTTCATAGGGACAAGGGGAACGATGAAGAGCAGGGTGGTTGAGGTTCACCTCACCGTCGATGCCGGAATGGATGCCGAGACCATCGCTGCACTGCAGAGGGAAATTTCAGAGGAAATAAAAGAGAGAATTCCGGGTGTTGTTAACGTAGTTACTGTCGTAAACGTAACAAAGCCGAAGGTTCTCGCAATTCCGGTTGACTTGTATGGACACTACACGGGCGAACTCGACTCCCCGAGGTTCGTCGTGGTGAACCTTGAGAGCGGGGAGAGAATGGTTGTGGAAAATGAGCACTACAGGGCTGAGAAGAGGAAGGGGTACCTGATTTCCGAGCTACTTGAGAAGCACGGGGTGAGCATGGTTGCCGTGAGAAAGGATGGAGAGGGGGCGAAAGCTCACCTCAAGAGCAGAGGCATACTGGTGAAAGTCATTGACTCTGGGTTGAGGGATGTTGAGGATGTTTTGATGGCAGTTTCGTAA
- a CDS encoding transposase — translation MLFLLHPANRHEAKIFDQIMNELRRRRIARMGDTVIMDKGFYAYRNYLSGINEYRVVPLIFPRSNFNIQRLSGMLSYPLSIFSSKNLDEEKRRFKALKAKLLNLLQRWETFKGVRSVIEDVFKLAKSFGLRRLHRYTRRSVFKFATLNVLLVGVVVALGFREKKVLQRLAEM, via the coding sequence TTGCTCTTTTTGCTGCATCCTGCAAACAGGCATGAGGCTAAGATCTTCGATCAAATTATGAATGAACTCAGGAGAAGGAGAATTGCAAGGATGGGAGATACTGTGATTATGGATAAGGGATTTTACGCCTACAGGAATTATTTATCGGGGATAAACGAGTACAGGGTTGTTCCCTTGATTTTCCCTCGTTCCAACTTCAATATTCAGAGATTGAGTGGAATGCTCAGCTATCCTCTGAGTATTTTCAGCTCAAAGAATTTGGATGAGGAGAAGAGGAGGTTTAAGGCTTTAAAGGCTAAGCTGTTGAATTTGTTGCAAAGATGGGAGACTTTTAAGGGGGTTAGATCTGTCATAGAGGATGTGTTTAAACTCGCTAAATCATTTGGTTTGAGGAGATTGCATCGTTATACGAGGAGATCTGTGTTTAAATTTGCAACTCTGAATGTCCTTTTGGTTGGCGTGGTTGTTGCTCTGGGATTTAGGGAGAAGAAGGTGTTGCAGAGGTTGGCGGAGATGTGA
- a CDS encoding AMP-binding enzyme has translation MVAFVILRKGYQPSDELKEELREHVAKMLGKIARPDEIYFVPDLPKTRSGKIMRRLVKAKLTKAKIGDTSTLMNPEALVYVEQAIEGSK, from the coding sequence ATAGTTGCCTTCGTCATCCTCAGGAAGGGATACCAGCCGTCGGACGAGCTGAAGGAGGAGCTGAGAGAGCATGTGGCGAAAATGCTCGGAAAAATTGCTCGTCCGGATGAGATATACTTCGTGCCGGATCTGCCAAAAACGAGGAGCGGTAAGATCATGAGGAGACTCGTTAAGGCCAAGCTCACGAAAGCAAAGATAGGCGACACTTCGACGCTTATGAATCCAGAGGCTCTGGTTTACGTTGAGCAGGCCATTGAGGGGAGCAAGTAA
- a CDS encoding DUF5320 domain-containing protein yields MPGGDRTGPWGQGPRTGRRAGFCSGYRMPGFMNRSVWPPFGGRWFRWFGRRFWGRRAGRAGRGRWW; encoded by the coding sequence ATGCCTGGCGGAGACAGAACCGGACCCTGGGGTCAGGGGCCGAGAACTGGCAGAAGAGCAGGATTCTGCTCCGGCTACAGAATGCCGGGATTCATGAACCGCTCCGTCTGGCCACCTTTCGGTGGAAGATGGTTCAGATGGTTCGGCAGGAGATTCTGGGGCAGGAGAGCCGGTAGAGCTGGTAGAGGGAGGTGGTGGTGA
- a CDS encoding DUF5320 domain-containing protein, with the protein MPWWMPGWGGRGWRWWYRATGLPGWMRCRWWGYRDHPWDYPPYPPYPPALRPEDELEMLEAMKEDLEAELEDIKKRIEELKRELGK; encoded by the coding sequence ATGCCCTGGTGGATGCCCGGCTGGGGTGGCAGAGGCTGGAGGTGGTGGTATAGAGCCACTGGACTACCGGGATGGATGAGATGCAGATGGTGGGGATACCGGGACCACCCTTGGGACTACCCACCATATCCACCCTATCCACCAGCTCTCCGTCCTGAGGATGAGCTTGAAATGCTCGAAGCTATGAAGGAGGACCTTGAGGCAGAGCTTGAGGACATCAAAAAGAGGATTGAAGAGTTGAAGAGGGAGCTTGGGAAGTAA
- the feoB gene encoding ferrous iron transport protein B gives MKIAMVGNPNVGKTSLLNALTGGDFSVGNFPGVTVEKKEGKGVIGGKTVTFVDLPGIYSFQTESLDEKVARDYLKNEKPDLILNVVNALNLERNLYLTLQLTEFGIPMIVVLNMIDEAEKEGIRIDAERLSEILGVPVVKTSAVRGVGIEELKREILKGGRVPRAFRGNLEDIIRTTEKIAREVTVAEKPEKSEIEEAFDEVFMDKHLGIPIFLSFMWMMFVFTYSVAQPLNDLLSITFDAMASYIASFDGWFFSMLGNGVVAGVGSVLSFVPNIAFLFLFLSMLELSGYMPRAVFLVDGFMSRFGLNGRAVIPLIMGFGCNVPAILATRSIEDRKVRIATALINPFMSCSARLPIYVLFAGVFFPKMGSVVIMSMYLIGVLIALISALILRKTLLKGESEFIMELPPYMLPNLKELWIMTWSRTKHFIQKAGTVILAMSVVVWYITTYPGGSIEESYAAMLGKAIQPIFSPMGWSWELVLALISGFVAKEVVVATIGVLNIDIRSIMTPHQAFAYMLFTLLYMPCVATIAAIRAEIGAKWAAFAVIFSFSVAYVIALIATGVGLWL, from the coding sequence TTGAAGATTGCAATGGTGGGAAATCCCAACGTCGGTAAAACGAGCTTGCTGAATGCTCTGACCGGTGGGGACTTCTCGGTCGGGAACTTTCCGGGAGTGACGGTGGAAAAAAAGGAAGGGAAAGGTGTGATAGGTGGGAAAACGGTAACTTTCGTGGATTTACCCGGAATCTACAGCTTTCAGACGGAGAGCCTTGACGAGAAGGTTGCAAGGGATTACCTGAAAAACGAGAAGCCCGACCTCATTCTCAATGTTGTAAACGCCCTGAACCTTGAGAGGAACCTCTACCTCACTCTTCAGCTAACGGAGTTCGGCATTCCAATGATTGTCGTTCTCAACATGATTGACGAGGCTGAGAAAGAAGGCATAAGAATTGATGCTGAAAGGCTAAGCGAAATTCTGGGTGTACCGGTGGTAAAAACCTCTGCTGTAAGAGGTGTGGGAATAGAGGAGCTAAAAAGGGAAATCCTCAAAGGGGGTAGAGTTCCAAGGGCTTTTCGAGGAAACCTTGAGGATATAATCAGGACGACGGAGAAAATTGCAAGGGAGGTAACGGTAGCTGAAAAGCCAGAAAAATCGGAAATTGAGGAAGCCTTTGATGAAGTCTTCATGGATAAGCATCTCGGGATTCCCATATTCCTCTCCTTCATGTGGATGATGTTCGTTTTCACCTACTCCGTTGCTCAGCCGCTCAACGACCTTCTCAGCATTACATTCGATGCTATGGCGTCTTACATTGCCAGCTTCGACGGCTGGTTTTTCTCTATGCTCGGTAACGGCGTTGTTGCCGGAGTTGGGAGTGTTCTTTCCTTCGTTCCGAACATCGCCTTTCTCTTTCTGTTTCTGTCCATGCTTGAGCTGAGTGGATACATGCCGAGAGCCGTTTTTCTGGTTGACGGGTTCATGTCAAGATTCGGGCTGAATGGTAGGGCTGTAATACCGCTGATAATGGGCTTCGGCTGCAACGTTCCGGCAATTCTTGCCACGAGAAGCATAGAGGACAGAAAGGTCAGAATTGCGACAGCTCTAATAAATCCATTCATGTCCTGCTCGGCAAGACTTCCGATTTACGTGCTCTTCGCCGGGGTATTCTTCCCGAAGATGGGTAGTGTTGTGATAATGTCGATGTACCTGATAGGTGTTCTGATAGCCCTGATATCGGCCTTAATTCTGAGAAAAACTCTGCTGAAGGGTGAGAGCGAGTTCATAATGGAGCTCCCCCCTTACATGCTTCCTAACCTTAAGGAGCTGTGGATCATGACGTGGAGCAGGACGAAGCACTTCATTCAGAAGGCGGGGACTGTGATTCTGGCGATGTCGGTTGTTGTGTGGTACATCACCACCTATCCGGGAGGGAGCATAGAGGAGAGCTATGCGGCGATGCTCGGCAAAGCGATTCAGCCCATCTTTTCTCCAATGGGCTGGAGCTGGGAGCTGGTTCTGGCGCTTATATCTGGATTCGTGGCAAAGGAGGTTGTTGTGGCAACAATTGGCGTGCTGAACATCGACATTCGGAGCATAATGACACCCCACCAAGCGTTTGCGTACATGCTCTTCACCCTCCTCTACATGCCGTGCGTTGCTACAATAGCGGCAATAAGGGCTGAAATCGGGGCAAAATGGGCTGCATTTGCGGTCATCTTCAGCTTCTCGGTTGCCTACGTCATTGCCTTAATCGCAACGGGGGTGGGACTTTGGTTGTAG
- a CDS encoding metal-dependent transcriptional regulator has product MLGSRAEDYLEAIYSLSKEKGYAKVMELSEVLNVKPATVSEMLEKLSRMGYVEYKKRSHVKLTEKGVREAMKLREKRNVVIKFLKAIGVPEDVAERDACTIEHVLHPETLRQLRNFVRFVESSPAVNPRWLEHFREFCRTGRHPCKQR; this is encoded by the coding sequence ATGTTGGGGAGCAGGGCTGAGGACTATCTCGAAGCTATCTACAGTCTGAGCAAAGAGAAGGGTTATGCAAAGGTGATGGAGCTCTCCGAAGTGCTGAATGTCAAGCCCGCAACCGTTTCCGAGATGCTCGAAAAGCTCTCCAGAATGGGATATGTGGAATACAAAAAAAGGTCTCACGTAAAGCTGACGGAAAAAGGTGTCAGGGAAGCGATGAAGCTGAGGGAGAAAAGAAATGTTGTAATCAAGTTCCTCAAGGCGATAGGGGTTCCAGAAGATGTGGCCGAAAGGGATGCGTGCACCATTGAGCACGTCCTGCATCCCGAAACTCTCAGGCAGCTCAGAAACTTTGTTAGATTTGTTGAATCCAGCCCGGCTGTAAATCCGAGATGGTTGGAGCATTTTAGGGAGTTCTGCAGGACCGGAAGGCATCCGTGCAAGCAGAGGTGA
- a CDS encoding FeoA family protein has translation MTVVPLSALREGQEGRVVAINGGRGCTARLMSMGIVPGKKIRIAGRRGGAVLVSVNGTKFVIGRGLAMKVAVDVGEQG, from the coding sequence ATGACAGTGGTACCGCTATCGGCGCTCAGAGAAGGCCAGGAAGGCAGAGTTGTTGCGATTAACGGGGGCAGGGGCTGTACAGCAAGGCTCATGTCCATGGGAATAGTTCCGGGCAAGAAAATCAGGATTGCCGGGCGGAGAGGTGGGGCTGTTCTTGTTTCGGTTAACGGAACCAAATTTGTCATCGGAAGAGGTTTGGCGATGAAGGTGGCGGTGGATGTTGGGGAGCAGGGCTGA